The Syntrophaceae bacterium genomic sequence GTCGATTTTCCCGGAGATGTTCCGATCCCCCTTCGATGCCAGCCTTATAGCGAAGGCCAAGGACAAAGGGAGAATCGAGATTCACCTGCACGACATCCGGGATTATGCCGAGGGAAGGCACCGGATGACGGACGATTATCCTTACGGCGGCGGCGGTGGGATGGTCATGAAGGTGGAGCCGGTGGCCCGTGCACTGGAGGCCATCGTTCCGGAGCGGGACGGGACCCTCGTGGTGCTTCTCTCTCCCCAGGGAGAACCGTTGCGGCAGAGGCTGGTCGAGGAACTGGCCTCCTGGCCTCGACTGGTCATGATTTGCGGACATTATGAGGGTGTGGACGAGCGAATCCGGGCCCATCTTGTCGACCGCGAAATCTCCATCGGCGATTATGTCCTGACGGGAGGGGAACTGGCGGCCATGGTCCTCGTGGATGCCGTCGCCCGTCTGGTTCCCGGTGTTCTGGGAAACAGCAATTCACCTGCGGAGGATTCATTTTCCGCCGGGCTTCTCGAACACCCCCAGTATACGAGACCGGAAGACTTTCGGGGGTGGAAGGTCCCGGATGTTTTGCTCTCGGGCCATCACAAGGCCATTGATGGCTGGAGAAAGCGGGAGTCGTTGAGGAGGACATGGAAACGGCGCCGGGATCTCCTAGAATCGTCGCCGCTGACGGAGGAAGAACAGAAGATCCTCAGGAGTCTGATCCTGGAGGATGAAAACAAGAGTCCGTAGTCGTCCATATCCGGTTCCTTCCGGAATGGGATGAAAGAGGAAAAGCGAGCGACGGGCCGATGAAGCAATTTACAGGGGTGGCCTTGTAGGGATAGAAGGAGGCGCTTTGCCATGAATGTATTGGATATTATTGAAAAGGAACAGATGCGGGGAGACATCCCCGAATTCAAGCCCGGCGATACGGTAAAGGTCTATGTCCGGATCGTGGAAGGCCAGAAGCAGCGGATCCAGGCCTTCGAAGGCGTGGTGATCAGGAGAAGGCGCGGAAACAACCGTTCCAGCTTCACCGTCCGGAAGATTTCCTATGGTATCGGAGTTGAACGGACGTTCCCGCTTCATTCCCCCGTGATCGACCGGATCGAGGTAATCAGCCGCGGCAAGGTTCGCCGATCCCGACTTTACTATCTGAGAGAGTTGAGAGGGAAAAAGGCCCGGATCAAGGACGCGAGCAGGACCTGAAACGGCGGGACGGGGGCATCCCATCCCGCGGCGGCAGGATCCCTCACGGGGGATCGTGCCGCCGAAGAGAGCGATGGATCATTTCGAACGCAAGGCTCTTGAGGAGGGTTT encodes the following:
- the trmD gene encoding tRNA (guanosine(37)-N1)-methyltransferase TrmD, translating into MLRFDILSIFPEMFRSPFDASLIAKAKDKGRIEIHLHDIRDYAEGRHRMTDDYPYGGGGGMVMKVEPVARALEAIVPERDGTLVVLLSPQGEPLRQRLVEELASWPRLVMICGHYEGVDERIRAHLVDREISIGDYVLTGGELAAMVLVDAVARLVPGVLGNSNSPAEDSFSAGLLEHPQYTRPEDFRGWKVPDVLLSGHHKAIDGWRKRESLRRTWKRRRDLLESSPLTEEEQKILRSLILEDENKSP
- the rplS gene encoding 50S ribosomal protein L19, whose product is MNVLDIIEKEQMRGDIPEFKPGDTVKVYVRIVEGQKQRIQAFEGVVIRRRRGNNRSSFTVRKISYGIGVERTFPLHSPVIDRIEVISRGKVRRSRLYYLRELRGKKARIKDASRT